The proteins below come from a single Marinobacter bohaiensis genomic window:
- the yjgA gene encoding ribosome biogenesis factor YjgA has protein sequence MTTEHDHYDPDEVEFKSKSELKREMHALQAIGKQLLALTPEQAEALPISDTLRAAIEESRRIRQNEAKRRHLQYVGKVMRNEEHLDEVVRALEAQNAGSDEHTRRQHLAERWRDRMIQEGDSVVGEFFDYCPASDMQHLRNLARNARRDVAKEKNTGQSKKLFRYLRECIDDQENPGGA, from the coding sequence ATGACGACAGAGCACGATCATTACGACCCGGACGAGGTCGAGTTCAAGAGTAAATCCGAACTGAAGCGGGAAATGCACGCGCTGCAGGCCATCGGTAAGCAGCTACTGGCACTCACCCCGGAACAGGCCGAGGCACTGCCCATCAGCGACACGCTGCGAGCCGCCATTGAGGAATCTCGCCGCATCCGCCAGAACGAGGCCAAGCGCCGCCATCTTCAGTACGTCGGCAAGGTAATGCGCAACGAGGAGCACCTGGATGAGGTGGTGCGCGCGCTGGAGGCCCAGAATGCCGGCAGCGACGAGCATACCCGGCGCCAGCACCTGGCTGAGCGCTGGCGCGACCGCATGATTCAGGAAGGCGATAGCGTCGTCGGCGAGTTCTTTGACTACTGCCCCGCCTCCGACATGCAGCATTTGCGCAACCTGGCACGCAATGCCCGGCGGGATGTCGCCAAGGAGAAGAATACCGGCCAGTCGAAGAAGCTGTTCCGCTATCTGCGCGAATGCATCGACGATCAGGAAAACCCGGGCGGCGCGTAG
- a CDS encoding rod shape-determining protein: MLIKKIRGLFSSDLSIDLGTANTLIYVRDRGIVLNEPSVVAIRTNNAQKMVAAVGGEAKRMLGRTPGNITAIRPMKDGVIADFVVTEKMLQHFIHKVHENSFISPSPRVLVCVPSKSTQVERKAIRESAMGAGAREVFLIEEPMAAAIGAGLPVEEASGSMIVDIGGGTTEIAIISLNGIVYAESVRVGGDKFDEAIVTYVRRNYGSLIGDSTAERIKHEIGCAYEGIEIREIDVRGRNLAEGVPRAFTLNSEEILEALQESLAQIVQTVKSALEQSPPELASDIAERGIVLTGGGALLRGLDKLISEETGLPVIVAEDPLTCVARGGGKALEVIDRGGIGMFSHEG, from the coding sequence ATGCTCATCAAGAAAATTCGTGGTCTTTTTTCCAGTGACTTGTCCATCGACCTGGGAACGGCCAATACCCTTATTTATGTTCGTGACCGCGGCATCGTGCTGAATGAGCCGTCTGTTGTAGCGATTCGCACCAATAATGCCCAGAAAATGGTCGCCGCCGTTGGGGGAGAGGCCAAGCGTATGCTCGGTCGTACGCCGGGCAATATTACCGCGATCCGTCCGATGAAAGACGGTGTGATTGCCGATTTCGTTGTGACCGAGAAAATGCTGCAGCACTTCATCCACAAGGTGCACGAGAACAGCTTTATTTCACCGAGCCCGCGTGTTCTGGTGTGTGTGCCGAGCAAATCGACGCAGGTCGAGCGCAAGGCCATCCGCGAATCAGCCATGGGTGCGGGCGCGCGCGAAGTGTTCCTGATCGAGGAGCCAATGGCAGCGGCGATCGGTGCCGGTCTGCCGGTGGAAGAAGCCAGTGGTTCCATGATCGTCGATATCGGTGGTGGCACCACCGAGATCGCCATTATTTCCCTGAACGGGATTGTCTACGCCGAGTCGGTGCGCGTTGGTGGCGACAAGTTCGATGAGGCCATTGTGACCTACGTGCGTCGCAACTATGGCAGCCTGATCGGCGATTCCACCGCCGAGCGCATCAAGCACGAAATCGGCTGTGCCTATGAAGGCATCGAGATCCGCGAAATCGACGTGCGCGGCCGTAACCTGGCCGAGGGCGTGCCCCGGGCCTTCACCCTGAACAGCGAAGAGATCCTCGAGGCGCTGCAGGAATCCCTGGCCCAGATCGTCCAGACCGTCAAGAGCGCCCTTGAGCAGTCGCCCCCCGAGCTGGCGTCTGATATCGCCGAGCGAGGCATCGTGCTGACCGGCGGTGGCGCCCTGTTGCGAGGCCTGGACAAGCTGATCAGCGAGGAGACCGGCCTGCCGGTGATTGTCGCCGAGGACCCGCTCACCTGTGTGGCCCGCGGTGGTGGCAAGGCGCTGGAGGTGATTGACCGCGGCGGCATTGGCATGTTCTCGCACGAAGGCTGA
- the mreD gene encoding rod shape-determining protein MreD: MLSVISYPVFAVSALVALVLSISLFPADWLILRPEWVGLIVFYWTFRAPNRFGVLVAWVLGLLLDVLESSTLGINAFSMALVAFLVLTTHQRLRMFPLPQQCLMVFLLLGINQMCVHFANQLLGADNPGFTYLLPALTSAVVWPVVCAILDRLNLKLA, from the coding sequence ATTCTGTCGGTTATCAGTTATCCGGTGTTTGCCGTCAGCGCCCTGGTGGCTCTGGTGTTGTCCATCTCGCTGTTCCCGGCGGACTGGCTGATCCTGCGCCCCGAGTGGGTGGGGCTGATCGTCTTCTATTGGACCTTCCGCGCGCCCAACCGTTTTGGCGTGTTGGTGGCCTGGGTCCTGGGGCTGCTGCTGGACGTGCTGGAATCGAGCACGCTGGGCATCAATGCCTTCTCAATGGCGCTGGTCGCCTTCCTGGTGTTGACCACGCACCAGCGGCTGCGGATGTTCCCGCTGCCCCAGCAGTGCCTGATGGTGTTCCTGCTGCTGGGCATTAACCAGATGTGCGTGCATTTTGCCAACCAGTTGCTGGGCGCGGACAACCCGGGCTTCACCTATTTGCTGCCCGCCCTCACCAGTGCTGTTGTCTGGCCGGTCGTGTGCGCTATTCTCGACCGTTTGAACCTGAAACTGGCCTGA
- the rng gene encoding ribonuclease G, protein MSEEILINVTPVETRVALVENGMLQETYVERTSRKGIVGNIYKGKVVRVLPGMEAAFVDIGLERAAFIHASDVMVVGNNNDTEADTPKTVPDIRSLLREGQSLVVQVTKDPIGTKGARLTTQLSIPSRYLVFMPEVQHIGISQRIEDETERNRLKALVEQSAEELGASSGGYIIRTAAEGASPEDLLGDMRYLHRLYQSVIERNATGKAPAVVYQDLPLFIRTIRDLIRPQTEKIRIDSRESYQRVIEFVEEFVSEFSDKVEYYPGERPIFDLYSVEDEIQKALSRKVQLKSGGYVIIDQTEAMTTIDINTGAFVGHRNLEETIFKTNLEAARAISRQLRLRNLGGIIIIDFIDMEDSEHQRQVHRMLEKMLERDHAKTKITGVSELGLVEMTRKRTTESLGQVLCEPCPICDGRGFLKTSETVCYEILREIMRVNRAYESESYLVMASQSVVDRLLDEESDNVADLETFIGKSIRFQVEPLYSQEQYDVVLL, encoded by the coding sequence ATGAGTGAGGAAATCCTGATCAACGTGACCCCCGTCGAGACCCGTGTGGCGCTCGTGGAGAATGGCATGTTGCAGGAAACCTACGTCGAGCGGACCAGCCGCAAGGGCATCGTCGGCAACATCTACAAGGGTAAGGTGGTACGGGTGCTGCCCGGTATGGAAGCGGCGTTTGTGGATATCGGTCTGGAGCGCGCGGCGTTCATTCACGCTTCCGACGTCATGGTGGTGGGTAACAACAACGACACCGAGGCCGACACACCGAAGACCGTGCCCGATATCCGCTCGCTCCTGCGCGAGGGCCAGTCGCTCGTGGTCCAGGTCACCAAGGATCCGATTGGCACCAAGGGCGCCCGCCTGACCACCCAGCTGTCCATTCCGTCCCGCTATCTGGTGTTCATGCCGGAGGTCCAGCACATCGGGATCTCCCAGCGCATCGAGGATGAGACCGAACGCAACCGGCTCAAGGCGCTGGTCGAGCAGAGCGCCGAAGAGCTGGGCGCCAGCAGCGGCGGCTACATCATCCGCACAGCCGCCGAAGGCGCGTCACCAGAGGATTTGCTGGGGGACATGCGTTACCTGCACCGGCTCTACCAGTCGGTGATCGAGCGCAATGCCACCGGCAAGGCGCCGGCGGTGGTCTACCAGGATCTCCCGCTGTTTATCCGCACCATCCGCGACCTGATCCGGCCGCAGACCGAGAAAATCCGGATCGATTCGCGGGAGAGCTACCAGCGAGTAATCGAATTCGTCGAAGAGTTCGTGTCTGAGTTTTCCGACAAGGTGGAGTATTACCCGGGAGAGCGCCCGATCTTTGACCTGTACAGCGTCGAGGACGAGATCCAGAAAGCGCTGAGCCGCAAGGTACAGCTCAAGTCTGGTGGCTACGTCATCATCGATCAGACCGAGGCGATGACGACCATCGACATCAACACCGGCGCGTTCGTGGGCCACCGTAACCTCGAGGAAACCATCTTCAAGACCAACCTGGAGGCGGCGCGGGCCATCAGCCGGCAACTGCGCCTGCGCAACCTGGGTGGCATCATCATCATCGATTTCATCGACATGGAGGATTCCGAGCATCAACGCCAGGTGCACCGCATGCTGGAGAAGATGCTGGAGCGGGATCACGCCAAGACCAAGATCACCGGCGTATCCGAACTGGGCCTGGTGGAGATGACCCGCAAACGGACCACTGAGAGCCTGGGGCAGGTGCTGTGCGAGCCCTGTCCGATCTGTGACGGACGCGGCTTCCTCAAGACCAGCGAGACCGTATGCTACGAGATCCTGCGGGAAATCATGCGGGTCAACCGTGCCTACGAGTCCGAGAGTTACCTCGTGATGGCATCGCAATCCGTCGTCGACCGCTTGCTGGATGAGGAATCCGACAATGTCGCCGATCTGGAAACCTTCATCGGCAAGAGCATCCGCTTCCAGGTGGAGCCCCTGTACAGCCAGGAGCAATACGATGTGGTTCTCCTCTGA
- a CDS encoding YhdP family protein produces MKHTLLRWLSRLATVVWGLVLLILILAALYVVAGRQLMGSIESYRQTVESELSARLGQSVRINHLVGRWEGLDPELTVSGLSVLAPGDGASVVARVDQVNIRLDSLTSLARQRLVFSDLVASGLDLTLEQTSDGSVRLEGVSLAAAEDAQPDAGALDLQVWIERLGEVLSDPYVQLNQVRLGLAVPGEERRTFFIPQVDLSYEQGVFAASGRAMQPDANTQLASFYLEGKHFFRGDFDGTLFVDVDSGRLFDALIRRYQWEQRAIESFEAGGQGWLHFRGGQIISVNARVAIPHLRFKSEGESRAPIEDLSAHVGWRRTDDAGWALAVRDMGWSWAGERASGIDLDLVRGDQWKARANRIPLGILSDMAQAIAPLDARITRALANYQPAGTLDNATLTADTLRSFRLRANLDDVSISAYDGAPGAKGLDGQLEMTPDEGHVLVDSADAEVGFPQLFRAPWTLDRFKTRVNWRIDGGRKWVWSDHIEMQYQGDTRIEGAFELELNDPGADTLSMRVESRNMTAQMIADFVPVHEVDPEFYQWLTGAVEEADIEQGVFYGHGQVNPGSPPGSFTTSMAYRFRDARIRYDDQWPEVTGASGRVEVQGAQADITLDAGVTGGLQLEPSRVQVDGDASPARLSVQTAAAFSGERVPYWLENSPLGGLAGDAVSGVSVAGDYHLDLGLGLGLALDDDDSTDADLDLALKVADGRVTYDSLDLAWEQINGALRYRSGSGFSGDALNARFLGRPVELSLVQDGGDAPLQVRQRGRFDVNDLAERVGMETLPGVEGRASYLATLGLGADGASMLGIESSLSNLSIDWPEPLGKAMGQPAPLSVIVSWGQEGGYQVSGHWEDRVAYRLRWQEGQLQRGRLELGTDSTSLSGEPGLEIIGHLPRVNVAEWSSAWDRHALSQRVGDAGVGSAPAWLQRIALTAGRVEAAGQGFEDVIVTARADQDDWLIWLGGPDVTGQVRLPADSRPISVDLDQLSLARENNTDADQDREEAASGFRERGVADWPDVDVNIDSVVLNDRDYGGWSFRVRPAAQALQLEDLHGQVGSLALDGNLIWSAGSADSPETTHVNGVLEGENLADLSDWIEGEVPLKNNKTRVDIDLQWPGGPDRASLKSVRGSLAFRLDDGVILERNNMAQIFRIFGVLNSDTLLRRLRLDFSDLYEAGVAFDAISGTANLRDGTLTLDPELQVVGPSGAFKITGTTDMIRETLDMRLVVVLPLTQNLPLAALLMGAAAPVGGALFVLDKVLGEPLSRLTSATYSVQGPWNDPQVDLRNVFDTGD; encoded by the coding sequence ATGAAACACACCCTGTTGCGCTGGTTGTCGCGCCTGGCCACCGTGGTTTGGGGGCTGGTGCTGCTGATCCTGATCCTGGCTGCGCTCTACGTGGTGGCCGGGCGCCAGCTGATGGGCTCCATCGAGAGCTATCGTCAGACGGTTGAGTCGGAGCTTTCCGCGCGCCTGGGGCAATCGGTGCGCATCAATCACCTGGTCGGGCGCTGGGAGGGGCTGGATCCGGAATTGACGGTGTCCGGGCTCAGCGTCCTGGCCCCCGGGGACGGCGCCTCCGTGGTGGCCCGGGTCGATCAGGTCAATATCCGTCTCGACTCGTTAACGTCCCTGGCCCGTCAGCGTCTGGTGTTCAGCGACCTGGTGGCCAGCGGCCTCGACCTGACGCTGGAGCAGACCAGCGACGGATCGGTGCGTCTGGAAGGGGTTTCCCTGGCGGCGGCCGAAGACGCTCAGCCCGACGCCGGCGCACTGGACTTGCAGGTCTGGATCGAGCGGCTCGGTGAGGTCTTGTCGGACCCCTACGTGCAGCTGAATCAGGTGCGCCTGGGGCTGGCCGTACCCGGAGAGGAGCGCCGCACCTTTTTTATCCCACAGGTGGACCTGAGTTACGAGCAGGGTGTTTTCGCCGCCTCCGGTCGCGCCATGCAGCCCGATGCCAACACCCAACTGGCGAGCTTCTATCTTGAGGGCAAGCATTTCTTCCGTGGGGATTTCGACGGCACGCTGTTTGTCGATGTGGATTCCGGGCGCCTGTTCGACGCGTTGATCCGGCGTTACCAGTGGGAGCAGCGAGCCATCGAGAGTTTCGAGGCGGGCGGCCAGGGCTGGCTGCATTTCCGGGGAGGGCAGATCATCTCCGTCAACGCCCGGGTCGCTATCCCGCACCTGCGGTTCAAGTCCGAAGGCGAAAGCCGGGCGCCTATCGAGGACCTGAGTGCCCACGTGGGTTGGCGCCGTACCGACGATGCGGGCTGGGCGCTGGCGGTCCGCGACATGGGCTGGTCCTGGGCCGGCGAGCGCGCGTCCGGTATCGATCTGGACCTGGTTCGCGGCGATCAGTGGAAGGCCCGGGCCAACCGCATCCCGCTCGGCATACTCTCGGACATGGCCCAGGCCATTGCCCCCCTGGACGCGCGGATCACCCGGGCTCTGGCCAACTACCAACCCGCCGGAACGCTGGATAACGCGACCCTGACGGCCGACACCCTCAGATCCTTCCGCCTCCGCGCAAATCTCGACGATGTCTCGATCAGCGCCTACGACGGAGCACCCGGCGCCAAGGGGCTGGACGGCCAGCTGGAGATGACGCCGGATGAAGGTCATGTGCTGGTGGATAGCGCGGATGCGGAAGTGGGCTTCCCGCAGCTGTTTCGTGCGCCCTGGACGCTGGACCGTTTCAAGACCCGGGTGAACTGGCGGATCGATGGCGGTCGCAAATGGGTCTGGTCGGACCACATCGAGATGCAGTACCAGGGAGATACCCGCATTGAAGGCGCCTTTGAGCTGGAACTGAACGACCCGGGCGCCGATACCCTGTCCATGCGCGTGGAAAGCCGGAACATGACCGCGCAGATGATTGCCGACTTTGTGCCGGTCCATGAAGTGGACCCGGAATTCTACCAGTGGTTGACCGGCGCGGTTGAGGAAGCGGACATCGAGCAGGGCGTTTTCTACGGCCACGGGCAGGTGAACCCGGGGTCACCGCCGGGCAGTTTCACGACGTCCATGGCGTACCGGTTCCGTGATGCACGCATCCGCTACGATGACCAGTGGCCGGAGGTCACCGGCGCCAGCGGTCGGGTTGAGGTGCAGGGTGCCCAGGCCGACATCACGCTGGATGCCGGTGTCACCGGCGGCCTGCAACTGGAGCCCAGTCGCGTGCAGGTGGACGGGGACGCGAGTCCCGCCCGGCTGTCGGTGCAGACAGCCGCCGCCTTCAGCGGCGAACGGGTGCCGTACTGGTTGGAGAATTCCCCCCTGGGCGGTTTGGCCGGAGACGCGGTCAGCGGCGTCAGCGTCGCGGGAGACTACCATCTGGACCTGGGGCTGGGGCTGGGGCTCGCCCTGGATGACGATGACAGCACCGACGCCGATCTGGACCTAGCCCTCAAGGTGGCCGATGGTCGCGTTACCTACGACAGCCTGGACCTGGCCTGGGAGCAGATCAACGGAGCCCTCCGCTATCGCAGCGGCAGCGGTTTTTCCGGCGATGCGCTGAATGCGCGCTTCCTGGGGCGGCCGGTGGAGTTGTCGCTGGTGCAGGACGGTGGCGACGCGCCGCTGCAGGTTCGTCAGCGTGGTCGATTTGATGTGAACGACCTGGCCGAACGCGTTGGCATGGAGACGCTGCCCGGCGTGGAAGGTCGTGCCAGTTACCTGGCAACGCTCGGACTGGGTGCCGACGGCGCCTCGATGCTCGGTATCGAGTCGTCGCTCTCCAACCTCTCCATCGACTGGCCCGAACCGCTGGGCAAGGCCATGGGTCAGCCGGCGCCTCTGTCAGTGATCGTCAGTTGGGGACAGGAAGGCGGATACCAGGTTTCGGGACACTGGGAAGATCGGGTGGCCTATCGCCTGCGCTGGCAGGAAGGGCAGCTTCAGCGGGGGCGCCTGGAGCTTGGTACCGACTCGACATCGCTGTCCGGTGAGCCGGGACTGGAGATCATCGGCCACCTGCCGCGGGTCAATGTGGCCGAGTGGTCGTCAGCCTGGGACCGCCACGCACTCTCACAGCGGGTTGGGGATGCCGGCGTCGGTTCCGCGCCCGCCTGGCTGCAGCGGATAGCGTTGACTGCGGGGCGGGTGGAGGCCGCGGGACAAGGCTTCGAGGACGTCATCGTGACCGCTCGGGCCGATCAGGATGACTGGTTGATCTGGCTGGGTGGGCCGGATGTGACCGGGCAGGTTCGTCTGCCGGCCGACAGCAGGCCAATCAGCGTGGACCTGGACCAGTTGAGTCTCGCCCGGGAGAACAACACGGATGCCGATCAGGATCGGGAGGAGGCCGCGTCGGGGTTCCGGGAAAGGGGCGTTGCCGACTGGCCGGACGTGGATGTGAATATTGATTCGGTGGTCCTCAACGACCGCGATTACGGCGGTTGGTCGTTCAGGGTGCGCCCCGCGGCCCAGGCGCTGCAACTGGAAGACCTGCATGGGCAGGTGGGCTCTCTGGCCCTGGATGGCAACCTCATCTGGAGCGCGGGGTCGGCGGATTCGCCGGAGACCACGCACGTCAATGGCGTGCTGGAGGGTGAGAACCTGGCGGACCTCAGCGACTGGATCGAGGGGGAAGTGCCGCTCAAGAACAACAAGACGCGCGTGGACATCGACCTGCAGTGGCCGGGCGGTCCGGACCGGGCGTCGTTGAAGTCGGTCCGGGGCAGCCTCGCATTCCGGCTCGATGATGGCGTCATTCTCGAACGTAACAACATGGCCCAGATCTTCCGGATCTTCGGCGTGCTCAACTCGGATACCCTGCTGCGTCGTCTGCGCCTGGATTTCTCGGATCTCTACGAGGCCGGTGTCGCCTTCGATGCGATCTCCGGGACCGCCAACCTCAGGGACGGCACCCTGACCCTGGATCCCGAACTCCAGGTGGTGGGGCCATCGGGCGCGTTCAAGATCACCGGGACCACCGACATGATTCGCGAAACCCTGGATATGCGCCTGGTCGTGGTATTGCCACTGACCCAGAACCTGCCCCTGGCCGCGTTGTTGATGGGCGCGGCGGCGCCGGTGGGCGGTGCCCTCTTTGTGCTCGACAAAGTGCTGGGTGAGCCCCTGAGTCGTCTGACCAGTGCGACCTACAGTGTGCAGGGCCCCTGGAACGATCCTCAGGTGGATCTGCGCAACGTATTTGATACCGGCGACTGA
- the mreC gene encoding rod shape-determining protein MreC, producing the protein MKTLFARGPIPGIRLFLVVVLSLVLVVLDSRFERVDEVRSWLGSALTPVIWLGHVPESLSEWSEDVFTSRDELLEENESLKARLLILERRSIKYASLAADNIELRRLNDVSAQLDESVVVADVIGVSPDPFSHEVIINKGQRDGVTEGQAILDANGLMGQVIQTSRFTSRVLLVSDSSHAVPVEVLRSGVRAILLGTGSANTLDLVHVPDTADIREGDELVSSGLGGRFPKGYPVATVIRIHSEPGEPFASIQAEPAAQLNQSDQVLVVFQPTNRRQLQACEDGASDIDCPPADPVAEETAAEEAAEGEAP; encoded by the coding sequence ATCAAGACACTGTTTGCAAGAGGTCCCATCCCGGGAATCCGGCTGTTTCTCGTGGTGGTGCTGTCTCTGGTGCTGGTGGTTCTCGATTCCCGTTTCGAACGGGTGGACGAGGTACGCAGCTGGCTGGGATCGGCCCTGACGCCCGTCATCTGGCTCGGCCATGTTCCGGAGAGCCTGAGCGAGTGGAGTGAAGACGTCTTCACCAGCCGCGATGAGCTGCTTGAGGAAAACGAATCCCTGAAGGCGCGCCTGCTGATTCTTGAGCGTCGTTCGATCAAGTATGCCTCCCTGGCGGCGGACAACATCGAGCTGCGCCGTCTCAACGACGTGTCGGCCCAGTTGGACGAGAGCGTGGTGGTGGCGGATGTCATCGGCGTGTCCCCGGATCCGTTTTCCCACGAAGTGATCATCAACAAAGGCCAGCGCGACGGCGTCACCGAAGGTCAGGCGATTCTCGATGCCAACGGCCTGATGGGGCAGGTGATCCAGACCAGCCGGTTTACCTCGCGGGTGCTGCTGGTGTCCGACAGCAGCCACGCGGTGCCGGTGGAAGTGCTTCGCAGCGGTGTGCGTGCCATCCTCCTGGGTACAGGCAGCGCCAATACCCTGGATTTGGTGCACGTGCCGGATACCGCCGACATCCGCGAAGGCGATGAGCTGGTCAGTTCCGGCCTCGGCGGCCGTTTCCCCAAAGGTTATCCGGTGGCCACCGTCATCCGGATCCACAGTGAGCCCGGCGAGCCCTTCGCCAGCATCCAGGCGGAGCCGGCGGCGCAGCTTAACCAGAGTGACCAGGTACTGGTGGTGTTCCAGCCCACTAACCGCCGGCAGTTGCAGGCGTGCGAAGACGGCGCCAGCGACATCGACTGTCCGCCGGCGGATCCTGTCGCCGAAGAGACGGCCGCCGAAGAAGCCGCCGAAGGAGAGGCACCATGA
- a CDS encoding carbon-nitrogen hydrolase family protein produces MTQTVAVLQMVSGHDLEKNLSDARDLLEAAARKGATAAVLPENFAVLKTRQMLEQGLKEREPSGPIRQFLATEARRLGLWIIGGSMPIAARPDGTPLDARVRAACVVVNPDGDEVARYDKIHLFDAQVEDAQGRYRESDTFEPGDEVVVVDTPLGKLGLAICYDLRFPELFRQLRAKGADWVSLPSAFTYQTGAAHWHPLLRARAIENQVWMVAAGQGGQHDEKRRTYGHSMVVDPWGAMVVEVSEGMTLATANLDSQRLTVTRDRMPVWSHRRL; encoded by the coding sequence ATGACTCAAACGGTTGCTGTATTGCAGATGGTCAGTGGTCACGACCTGGAGAAGAACCTGTCGGATGCCCGGGATCTGCTGGAGGCGGCGGCCCGGAAGGGGGCGACCGCGGCGGTGCTGCCCGAGAACTTTGCCGTACTCAAGACCCGTCAGATGCTGGAACAGGGTCTCAAGGAACGTGAACCGTCGGGGCCTATCCGTCAGTTCCTGGCGACCGAAGCCCGGCGTCTGGGGCTCTGGATTATCGGCGGCTCCATGCCCATCGCCGCCCGCCCGGATGGAACTCCCCTGGACGCGCGCGTTCGTGCGGCGTGTGTGGTGGTCAATCCGGATGGGGACGAGGTGGCGCGTTACGACAAGATCCACCTGTTCGATGCTCAGGTGGAAGACGCCCAGGGCCGCTACCGCGAGTCGGATACCTTCGAGCCCGGCGACGAGGTCGTGGTGGTCGACACGCCGCTTGGCAAGCTGGGGCTCGCGATCTGCTACGACCTGCGCTTTCCGGAACTGTTCCGCCAGCTGCGGGCCAAGGGGGCCGACTGGGTGAGCCTGCCCAGCGCTTTCACCTACCAGACCGGGGCGGCCCACTGGCACCCGCTGCTGCGGGCCCGGGCCATCGAGAACCAGGTGTGGATGGTCGCCGCGGGGCAGGGCGGACAGCACGATGAGAAGCGTCGTACCTACGGCCATTCCATGGTGGTCGATCCCTGGGGAGCGATGGTGGTGGAAGTCAGTGAGGGCATGACACTGGCGACCGCCAACCTGGATTCGCAAAGGCTGACGGTCACTCGCGACCGGATGCCGGTCTGGTCGCATCGCCGACTGTAA
- a CDS encoding Maf family protein yields the protein MRSVVLASASPRRRELLEQMGLSFTVQPVDIDESPRPDERPEIYVERLAREKAEAGLARLGDPSALVLGSDTTVVCDDRIMGKPVNERDAADMLRLLSGRTHKVMTAVALAGDFGCYARLVVTEVRFRSLDEAEIAAYWQTGEPRDKAGGYGIQGKGGIFVDGLWGSYSAVVGLPLQETAELFEEAGQPVWQCWSSTMEKSV from the coding sequence ATGCGGTCTGTTGTATTGGCCTCCGCCTCCCCGCGTCGCCGGGAACTGCTTGAACAGATGGGACTCTCATTTACCGTGCAACCGGTTGATATCGATGAGTCCCCGCGCCCTGATGAGCGCCCCGAGATCTACGTGGAGCGTCTGGCTCGCGAGAAAGCCGAGGCGGGACTGGCCCGGCTCGGGGATCCTTCAGCGCTGGTGCTGGGCTCCGACACCACGGTGGTCTGCGATGACCGTATTATGGGCAAGCCCGTCAATGAGCGGGACGCGGCTGACATGCTGCGCCTGTTGTCCGGTCGCACCCACAAGGTGATGACGGCGGTGGCGCTGGCCGGTGATTTCGGGTGCTATGCGCGCCTGGTGGTTACCGAAGTGCGCTTCCGGTCCCTCGATGAGGCTGAGATCGCGGCCTACTGGCAGACCGGAGAGCCCCGGGACAAGGCGGGCGGCTACGGTATCCAGGGCAAGGGCGGGATCTTCGTCGATGGGCTCTGGGGCAGTTACAGTGCGGTGGTGGGCCTGCCTTTGCAGGAAACCGCCGAGCTGTTCGAGGAAGCGGGGCAGCCCGTGTGGCAGTGCTGGTCGTCCACTATGGAGAAGTCGGTATGA